In the genome of Mesorhizobium sp. NBSH29, the window ATATTGCCGATGGTTGCACGATCAGCCAGCGTCAGGTTCGAGAGGCCCGGTCCGTAGAATTCCACGAATTTTCCGACAACGCCCTTCTTGCGCAGCATCTGGGTGACGGTCAGCACCAGATCGGTGGCAGTGACGCCTTCCTTCAAGCTGCCGATCATGCGGAAGCCGATAACTTCTGGCAAAAGCATGGAGACCGGCTGGCCAAGCATGGCCGCTTCTGCCTCGATGCCGCCAACGCCCCAGCCAAGTACGCCAAGGCCATTGACCATGGTGGTGTGCGAATCCGTGCCAACACAGGTGTCCGGGAATGCAACGATATCGCCATCCTCTCCGGTCAGCGTCCATACGGTCTGGGCGAGATATTCCAGATTGACCTGATGGCAAATGCCAGTGCCGGGCGGCACAACGCGGAAATTGCGGAACGCCTGCTGTCCCCATTTCAGGAATTTGTAGCGCTCTTCATTGCGCTCATACTCAAGCTCGACATTGCGACCGAACGCCCTGGGCGTTCCGAACTCGTCAACGATGACGGAATGGTCAATGACCAGATCGACAGGAACCAGCGGATTGATCTTCTGGGGGTCGCCGCCGAGGTTCTTCATGGCATCGCGCATGGCGGCCAGATCGACAACTGCGGGCACGCCGGTGAAGTCCTGCATCAACACACGGGCCGGGCGATAAGCGATTTCAACGCCTGCTTTGCCCTTGTCGGTCATCCATCCGGCGAGTGCCTCAATGGATTCCTTGGTAACCGTGCGACCATCTTCGTTGCGCAACAGATTCTCAAGCAGAACCTTCATGGAATAAGGCAACTGCGCTATCCCGGTGAGGCCGTTCTTCTCAGCCTCGATGAGGCTGTAATAAATATATTCGGCCTTGCCCACTTTAAGGGTCCGGCGGCAATTGAAACTGTCGAGTGATTTGGCCAACATGCGCTCCATATAGTCGGTTCTGCCGAAGCGGGAACGGACTCCTGTGGCATGCTAACACGCGCAAAGGTGCGGGTACGGTCATTTCCGCTATCCGTGCCTTGCATGCAGCCGTTAAAGGCGGCGCGCGGGTTCGGCGCAAATTCGGTTGCCACGCCGACCGCTGGCGTGGTTGTTGCGCTATAGCGACATTTGTAAAAAAGCACCAGAGCGTTGACGGGCAAATTGCTGACTATGATGATTCAATCCGGCCCCGTGGCAGCTATGGAAAGCCAATGCGACTGATTGCTGAAAATTTAGGCGGAACGCGCGGCGGCGAGACGGTGTTTGCGGGGGTATCCTTCGACATTGCATCCGGTTCCAGCCTTGTCGTGACAGGGCCGAACGGCTCTGGAAAATCGACCCTCCTCAGGGTGATCGCCGGTCTCTTGCCGGTTGCGCAGGGCGCTCTGCGGCTGGCTGATTCGACCGAATTTGAAACGGTGGCGTCGGCTTGCCACTATCTCGGCCATCAGAACGCGATGAAGGCCGTGCTGTCGCTCACAGAAAACCTCGTCTTCTGGCAAACCTTCATGGGCGCACCAGATCTGCATGTCGATGAAGCATTGGCCAAAGTCGGCCTTGGCGGGCTTGGGCATCTCCCTTTCGGCACCCTGTCGACAGGCCAGCGCCGGCGGGCCGCAATCGCCAGGCTGTTGATCAGCGCCCGACCGCTCTGGCTGCTGGACGAGCCGACCGCTGGGCTGGATCGCAAATCCGAAACCCGGTTTTCGCAGATTATGGATGATCATTTGAGGTCCGGCGGCATGATCGTCGCTGCGACCCATCAGCCGCTGGGGCTTGATGAGGCCAAAGCGTTGGCGTTGGCATTGGAGCCGCTGTCGTGAGAGCGTTGTTCCTGCGCGAAATGCGCCTTGGCCTGCGTGCCGGTGGGGGAGCGATCACCGGCGTGCTGTTTTTCCTGGCTGTAATTGCGGTTATTCCCTTCGGCATAGGACCTGACCTCAATCTGCTTGCCCGCATCGGCCCGGCTATTCTGTGGATCGGTGCGCTTCTGGCAGCGTTGCTCGGGCTCGACCGCCTGTTCCAGGCAGATCGGGAAGACGGCGCTCTCGATGTCCTGATCCTTGCAGACAGCCGTCACCTCCTAGCGCTTACCGTTTTCGTCAAATGCCTCGCCCATTGGGCCGCTAATGTTTTGCCACTGGTCATTGCCGCTCCCTTTCTTGGGCTGCTGATGAACATGGAAGCGATTGCCACAGCTGCAGCTGCGCTCACCCTCCTGGTTGGCTCGCCTGCAATCACTTTTGTCGGCGCCGTGGGCGCAGCCGTTACTGTTGCGTTACCGCGCGGCGGGTTGCTGATATCGGTCCTGGTGCTGCCGTTGGTCATTCCTGTGCTGATTTTCGGCGTCGCGGCAAGCTATGCTGCCACTGCCGAGCCGGCTCCTTTTTTGCCGCCTTTCCTTCTGCTGGCGGCACTCACTCTTTTTCTCGGGGTACTCGGCCCGGTAGCAGCGGCAGCGGCGCTGCGCTTTGCCGCGGACTAAGGACGGTCACAAAAGCGTTGGTTCGATTGCGGCATGCGGCCTGAACCTTTATCTGGAACACAATGGAAAGCTCGACAGCAATCAAAAGCATCTCCGACCTAGCCAACCCGACACGGTTTCTGGCACTTGCCGACCGGCTCGTGCCTTGGCTCGCGATGCTGAGCGCACTGTTGCTGGGGGCGGGTCTCTGGCTCGCCTTCGCGGCTCCGGAGGACTTCCAACAAGGCATCACCGTGCGCATCATGTATATCCATGTGCCCTTCGCCTGGCTGTCGATGATGTGCTACACATTGATGGCTGTTTCGGCGCTCGGCACGCTGGTCTGGCGCCATCCGCTCGCCGATGTTTCCCTCAAGGCTGCGGCGCCGATTGGCGCGCTTTTCACCGCTTTGGCGCTCGTCACCGGGTCCATCTGGGGTAAGCCGATGTGGGGAACCTGGTGGGTGTGGGATGCGCGGCTGACATCGGTCTTTGTGCTGTTTTTGATGTATCTCGGCATCATAGCGCTCACCCGCGCGCTCGACGACCCTGCCCGCTCAGCCCGAGCTGCGGCCATCATCACGCTGGTCGGCTTCATCAACATCCCGATCATCAAATTTTCGGTCGACTGGTGGAACACACTTCACCAGCCTGCTTCCGTGTTCCGTCTCGACGGACCTACCATTCATCCGAGCCTGTTGTGGCCGCTGGCTGTGATGGCCTTGGCGTTCACATTGCTTTTTTTCACGCTGCATCTTCTGGCGATGCGCAATGAGATATGGCACCGCCGCATTGTCGCGATGCGACGCATCGAGGCCCGGCGTGCTGATCGGGCGGGTAGCTGACCATGTCGTCACATGCGCTCTACGTGGCTGCCGCCTATGGCATTTCAAGTGTGGGTCTCGCCGGATTGCTCTTCTGGATACTCGCAGGGCGACGAGCGCTGAGGCGCGAAGTTGAGCTTCTCGAGGCGAGCGGGATTCGCCGCCGCTCTGAGCCTGGCCAAAATTCCGGTGAAACCGAATGAGCAGCGAGAACCAGTCCGGAGAAAAATCCCCGCGGCGTCTGGTCGTGCTGCTGCCGCTGGTGATATTTCTGGGGCTGGCCGCCACGTTCCTCATACAATTGACATCGGGCAGCGACATTTCTGCGGTGCCATCGGCGCTGATCGGACAAAAGGCACCCGCAACGTCTCTTCCCGCACTCGCAGACGTGAACCTGCCGGGTCTCGACGCCGCTGACTTTGCCGGCCAGGTCACCCTGGTCAATGTGTTCGCG includes:
- the ccmA gene encoding heme ABC exporter ATP-binding protein CcmA, which codes for MRLIAENLGGTRGGETVFAGVSFDIASGSSLVVTGPNGSGKSTLLRVIAGLLPVAQGALRLADSTEFETVASACHYLGHQNAMKAVLSLTENLVFWQTFMGAPDLHVDEALAKVGLGGLGHLPFGTLSTGQRRRAAIARLLISARPLWLLDEPTAGLDRKSETRFSQIMDDHLRSGGMIVAATHQPLGLDEAKALALALEPLS
- the ccmB gene encoding heme exporter protein CcmB, with the translated sequence MRALFLREMRLGLRAGGGAITGVLFFLAVIAVIPFGIGPDLNLLARIGPAILWIGALLAALLGLDRLFQADREDGALDVLILADSRHLLALTVFVKCLAHWAANVLPLVIAAPFLGLLMNMEAIATAAAALTLLVGSPAITFVGAVGAAVTVALPRGGLLISVLVLPLVIPVLIFGVAASYAATAEPAPFLPPFLLLAALTLFLGVLGPVAAAAALRFAAD
- a CDS encoding heme ABC transporter permease — its product is MESSTAIKSISDLANPTRFLALADRLVPWLAMLSALLLGAGLWLAFAAPEDFQQGITVRIMYIHVPFAWLSMMCYTLMAVSALGTLVWRHPLADVSLKAAAPIGALFTALALVTGSIWGKPMWGTWWVWDARLTSVFVLFLMYLGIIALTRALDDPARSARAAAIITLVGFINIPIIKFSVDWWNTLHQPASVFRLDGPTIHPSLLWPLAVMALAFTLLFFTLHLLAMRNEIWHRRIVAMRRIEARRADRAGS
- the ccmD gene encoding heme exporter protein CcmD: MSSHALYVAAAYGISSVGLAGLLFWILAGRRALRREVELLEASGIRRRSEPGQNSGETE